The Desulfonatronovibrio magnus genome has a segment encoding these proteins:
- a CDS encoding homocysteine biosynthesis protein: MKDKYSVSKTLDQINQKIRAKEAVVLNAREMTKLVRTQGKVKAAQKVDVVTTGTFSPMCSSAALFNIGQQPPLIKTQHTWLNGVPCYSGLAAVDALLGATETSEDDPLNKVYPGKFKYGGGHVIEDLVKGKSVRLKATAYGTDCYPRTHLEKDITLAEMRNALLLNPRNAYQNYNCAVNLTNKIKYTYMGPLRANMGNLNFATAGELSPLFNDPYFLTIGLGTKILIGGATGYVLGSGTQHNPSPPRNERGIPKLPSGTLMVKGNLKEMNPRYLRGISFAGYGCSLSVGIGIPIPIINEDLAWFTGVADSDIDMPVVDYGHDYGAGKSKILKYITYADLKSGEIELFDKKVSTVPLTSYSMSLEIADNLKELIENGEFILTQPQEQIESN; the protein is encoded by the coding sequence ATGAAAGACAAGTATTCTGTAAGCAAAACACTTGATCAGATAAATCAGAAGATTCGCGCAAAAGAAGCAGTTGTCCTTAATGCCCGTGAAATGACAAAATTAGTACGAACCCAGGGAAAGGTCAAGGCTGCTCAAAAGGTCGATGTCGTTACAACCGGGACTTTTTCCCCTATGTGTTCATCAGCAGCCCTGTTTAATATTGGACAGCAGCCGCCACTTATAAAAACTCAACACACTTGGTTGAATGGAGTACCTTGTTATTCTGGTCTTGCCGCTGTAGATGCACTTCTCGGAGCCACAGAGACATCAGAAGATGATCCACTGAATAAGGTTTATCCTGGGAAATTTAAGTACGGAGGTGGTCACGTAATTGAGGACCTGGTAAAAGGTAAATCTGTTCGGTTAAAAGCTACTGCTTATGGCACTGACTGCTATCCTCGCACTCATCTTGAAAAAGATATAACCTTAGCTGAAATGCGCAATGCCTTGCTTCTTAATCCGCGTAATGCATACCAGAACTACAATTGTGCGGTAAATCTGACAAATAAAATTAAATATACATATATGGGTCCTCTCAGAGCAAATATGGGCAATCTCAACTTTGCAACAGCCGGAGAACTAAGCCCTTTATTCAATGACCCTTATTTTCTGACAATAGGACTTGGCACCAAAATTCTAATTGGTGGTGCCACAGGCTATGTATTAGGCTCCGGTACACAACATAATCCCTCACCCCCGCGCAATGAACGAGGTATTCCCAAATTACCTTCAGGAACGCTGATGGTTAAGGGCAATCTCAAGGAAATGAATCCGAGATATTTGCGTGGAATCAGTTTTGCCGGTTATGGATGCTCACTTTCCGTTGGAATTGGTATTCCTATTCCAATTATTAACGAAGACCTTGCCTGGTTCACCGGTGTAGCCGATTCTGACATTGATATGCCTGTTGTTGATTATGGCCATGATTATGGAGCAGGAAAATCTAAAATTTTAAAATATATTACCTACGCTGACCTCAAATCAGGCGAAATTGAACTTTTTGACAAAAAAGTTTCCACAGTTCCATTAACCAGTTATTCCATGTCACTGGAAATTGCAGATAATTTAAAGGAACTTATAGAAAATGGTGAATTTATCTTAACACAACCCCAGGAACAAATTGAATCCAATTGA
- a CDS encoding helix-turn-helix domain-containing protein has product MKNRLPPLCLQSGKASVNIPDLMDIKKTYNRTLSDHLIQNGLDYSNLNISDNIKLCEDDTYVELYFPHIFLYEIYKDQIQNDAEYFFNKKIIHNVNNNGSYDIKKLITDNKDVNYKFENFLKNEKNHIAYNICLDICKNRYKKNFITLYGTKKTGKTHLCHAIINKLKNKNIMYIDADDICSEFKIEKINISKKILKYDIVIIENINKFHNNNKCQIIFKKVVDNFLSKDKILILTYQGEFIDENIYENDLYTRIMSSMTAKLNTPGLNDKVEFAKKFCQENKIRLGMDIIFTISKSSDTFCSLRGVLEKLKFSRDNQGRIDPQAARKLEENNCTTNIKSKEILNTVSNFMDISCIDILSKKRDKKITLARQICMFLIKKVLDWPYCKIGESMGGRSHSTVIYSIKKIEKLQTVNQDINKMVNDLFVRVTKSNL; this is encoded by the coding sequence ATGAAAAACCGTCTACCTCCCCTATGTTTACAAAGTGGCAAGGCTTCCGTCAATATCCCCGACCTTATGGATATAAAAAAAACATATAATCGCACACTTTCTGATCACTTGATTCAAAACGGTTTGGACTACAGTAATTTAAATATTTCAGATAATATTAAATTGTGCGAAGATGACACTTATGTAGAGTTGTATTTTCCACACATTTTCCTTTATGAAATATATAAAGACCAAATCCAAAATGATGCTGAATATTTTTTTAACAAAAAAATTATACATAATGTTAATAATAATGGTAGTTATGATATAAAAAAATTAATCACAGATAATAAAGATGTAAATTATAAATTTGAAAACTTCTTAAAAAATGAAAAAAATCATATCGCCTATAATATATGTTTAGATATATGCAAAAATAGGTATAAAAAAAATTTTATAACTCTATATGGAACGAAAAAAACTGGAAAAACTCATCTATGTCATGCAATCATAAATAAATTAAAAAATAAAAATATTATGTATATAGATGCTGATGATATATGCTCGGAATTTAAAATTGAAAAAATAAACATATCAAAAAAAATATTAAAATATGATATAGTGATCATAGAAAACATAAATAAATTTCACAATAACAATAAATGTCAAATCATATTCAAAAAAGTAGTAGATAATTTTCTTTCCAAAGACAAAATATTAATCTTGACTTATCAAGGGGAATTTATCGATGAAAATATATATGAAAATGATCTGTATACCAGAATCATGTCATCTATGACAGCAAAACTGAACACGCCAGGTCTGAATGATAAAGTAGAATTTGCTAAAAAATTTTGTCAGGAAAATAAAATCAGGTTGGGTATGGATATTATTTTTACAATCTCCAAGAGTTCTGATACCTTCTGCTCTCTGAGAGGGGTTCTTGAGAAATTGAAATTTTCAAGAGATAATCAAGGTAGAATTGATCCACAAGCAGCCCGAAAATTAGAAGAAAATAACTGCACGACCAACATCAAAAGCAAGGAAATCTTAAACACGGTATCCAATTTTATGGATATTTCCTGCATAGATATACTGAGTAAAAAAAGAGATAAAAAAATTACGCTGGCCAGACAGATTTGTATGTTTCTGATAAAAAAGGTGTTAGACTGGCCATACTGTAAAATTGGTGAAAGTATGGGTGGACGAAGCCACAGTACTGTTATTTACAGTATAAAAAAAATCGAAAAATTACAGACTGTTAACCAAGATATCAACAAAATGGTAAATGATCTGTTCGTAAGGGTTACAAAAAGTAATTTATGA
- the gyrB gene encoding DNA topoisomerase (ATP-hydrolyzing) subunit B, protein MEQTNNEYTAQNIQVLEGLSAVRKRPAMYIGSTDVKGLHHLVYEVIDNSIDEAMAGFCSRIKINVHLDNSVTVSDDGRGIPVDIHEKENRPALEVVMTILHAGGKFDSDSYKVSGGLHGVGVSVVNALSEYLEVTVRRDGQKYFQKYEKGIPVCGLQNMGDSTGRGTTIKFRPDEEIFSELNFDYDILAKRFEELAYLNSGIKIEFYDERNQKKDIFKYEGGLLSFIKNVNRDNGIHKPVYGEGEVNNVSIQFVLQYKTGYKEHVYSFANNIRTVEGGTHLMGFKGALTRAINSYIQNNQDLPRKLKQKLTGDDVREGLTTIISVKVPEPQFEGQTKTKLGNNEVTGYVSGIVYEKIMTFLGENPKEARLIVEKVVDAARAREAARKAKDLVRRKGALSDFSLPGKLADCQSKDPVLSEVFIVEGDSAGGSAKQGRNPKYQAILPLRGKILNVEKTRFDKILENKEIKAMITAMGAGVGHDGINLDKLRYHKVVIMTDADVDGAHIRTLLLTFFFRQYRELIERGYLYIAQPPLYRVHKGNFEKYISDEKEMNDFLLSRISDEITIVAENGESYSGEEMIEVIKKMIAIRDNCVDASNMGINRDLFISLIEYETKLHPVTFVYEDFSGFVSFMDTRGFSVRLEKEESEEEKRYFLFFTDKNEHTIKMGIEYFNSRIYKKSYDYFQELKTLNPDLKYKIVVKDESIEAHGVFDIMEKVFSQAHKGINIQRYKGLGEMNPEQLWSTTMDPEKRTMLQVQIADAEEADDLFSRLMGDKVEPRREFIERNALDVAELDI, encoded by the coding sequence ATGGAACAGACTAATAACGAATACACAGCACAAAATATTCAGGTTCTTGAGGGGCTTTCGGCTGTTCGGAAGCGCCCGGCCATGTACATTGGAAGCACTGATGTCAAAGGTCTGCACCATTTGGTGTACGAAGTTATCGACAACAGCATTGACGAAGCTATGGCTGGCTTCTGCAGCAGAATCAAAATAAATGTACATTTGGACAACAGCGTTACCGTTTCTGATGACGGACGAGGAATACCGGTTGATATTCACGAGAAAGAAAATAGACCTGCCTTAGAAGTTGTAATGACAATCCTGCACGCTGGGGGTAAATTTGACAGTGACAGTTATAAAGTCTCCGGGGGGTTGCATGGTGTAGGTGTATCGGTTGTAAACGCATTGTCTGAGTACCTGGAAGTAACAGTCAGACGAGATGGTCAAAAATATTTTCAAAAATACGAAAAGGGTATTCCGGTTTGCGGTCTTCAAAATATGGGCGATTCAACCGGCCGGGGCACAACCATTAAATTCAGACCGGATGAAGAAATATTCAGTGAACTGAATTTTGATTATGACATCCTGGCCAAAAGGTTTGAAGAACTGGCCTATTTAAACAGTGGCATTAAGATTGAGTTTTATGATGAACGAAATCAGAAAAAAGATATTTTCAAATATGAGGGTGGTCTGCTATCATTTATTAAAAATGTAAACAGGGACAATGGTATACACAAACCTGTTTACGGTGAGGGAGAAGTTAATAACGTAAGTATTCAATTTGTTCTGCAGTACAAGACAGGGTATAAAGAACATGTTTATTCTTTTGCCAACAACATTAGAACTGTTGAGGGCGGTACTCACCTTATGGGCTTTAAGGGGGCTCTGACGAGAGCCATCAACAGCTACATTCAAAACAATCAGGATCTTCCGAGAAAACTAAAGCAAAAACTGACCGGCGATGATGTTCGAGAGGGTCTGACAACCATCATCAGTGTCAAAGTCCCTGAACCACAATTTGAGGGACAGACCAAGACAAAACTGGGAAACAATGAAGTCACTGGATATGTTTCAGGAATTGTATATGAGAAAATTATGACCTTTCTCGGGGAAAATCCCAAAGAGGCCAGACTGATAGTTGAGAAGGTGGTTGACGCAGCAAGAGCAAGAGAGGCTGCCAGAAAAGCCAAAGACCTGGTCAGACGAAAAGGGGCACTTTCAGATTTCTCACTTCCTGGAAAGCTTGCTGACTGCCAGAGTAAAGATCCAGTCTTGTCGGAAGTTTTCATTGTTGAGGGGGATTCAGCGGGCGGTTCAGCAAAGCAGGGTCGAAATCCCAAATATCAGGCTATATTGCCTCTTAGAGGTAAGATCCTCAATGTGGAGAAAACCAGGTTTGATAAAATCTTAGAAAATAAGGAAATCAAGGCCATGATTACAGCCATGGGCGCAGGCGTAGGCCATGATGGCATAAATCTGGATAAACTTCGCTATCATAAAGTTGTAATTATGACCGATGCTGATGTTGACGGAGCGCATATCAGAACCCTTCTGCTTACCTTTTTCTTCAGACAGTACCGCGAATTAATTGAAAGGGGCTATCTTTATATTGCTCAGCCACCTCTGTATCGAGTGCATAAAGGCAATTTTGAGAAATACATAAGCGATGAAAAGGAAATGAATGACTTTTTGTTGTCACGTATTTCGGATGAGATAACTATAGTTGCTGAAAACGGTGAAAGCTACTCAGGTGAGGAGATGATCGAGGTCATCAAGAAAATGATCGCCATCAGGGATAATTGTGTTGATGCTTCAAATATGGGCATTAACAGAGACTTGTTTATCTCTCTCATTGAATACGAAACCAAGCTGCACCCGGTTACTTTTGTTTACGAAGATTTTTCAGGGTTTGTAAGTTTTATGGATACCAGGGGGTTTAGTGTACGACTGGAGAAAGAAGAGAGCGAGGAAGAGAAAAGATATTTTCTCTTCTTTACTGATAAAAATGAGCATACGATTAAAATGGGTATTGAATACTTTAACTCCAGAATTTACAAAAAATCTTATGATTACTTTCAGGAATTAAAAACACTTAACCCTGATCTGAAATACAAGATAGTAGTAAAAGATGAAAGTATAGAGGCCCATGGAGTATTTGATATAATGGAAAAAGTTTTCAGTCAGGCACACAAAGGAATCAATATCCAGAGATATAAAGGTCTGGGTGAGATGAACCCTGAGCAATTATGGTCTACTACAATGGATCCTGAAAAACGAACCATGCTCCAGGTGCAGATAGCTGACGCAGAAGAGGCTGATGACCTGTTTTCCAGGCTTATGGGCGATAAGGTAGAACCAAGAAGAGAATTTATTGAACGTAATGCTCTGGATGTAGCTGAGCTTGATATATGA
- the dnaN gene encoding DNA polymerase III subunit beta, whose amino-acid sequence MYLRVFKEDIIEGILRCTSVISQKTGPAYLRTLWLSADDERLNIMGTDGNIEFTGSYNANVLEKGLVGVEGKKIGDLIRKLKPGEIIIRADNENNVLSIQQDKRRYKIPTTESSWFPDLDEFPEENKVLWSGEILKEIVDKTLFCIGEDESMGTITMLKVAKGDPEYSVVECCAFDNQNMSIYSFKNEDIFNLIPEEGFLISRKYIMELKKWLTNHEIEVNITTDRLFIRSEQIKESISFPLSFGTYTDYNEILKTFVSKINSRIIVNRKEFLETLDRLYIFTTDYNRAIMLQLSPQEMTITSTAVETGEASESISCDFNGDIKELIFNIRSLMDILNHFSSDDVHLNLSEETLPCKVTSENEKNFFVITVPVQIEEEEYYTEEEDN is encoded by the coding sequence ATGTATTTAAGAGTATTTAAAGAGGATATCATTGAAGGCATTCTCAGATGTACGAGTGTTATTTCCCAAAAAACCGGCCCTGCTTATTTAAGGACTTTATGGCTAAGTGCAGATGATGAAAGATTGAATATTATGGGCACAGATGGAAATATCGAATTTACAGGTTCATATAATGCAAATGTGTTGGAAAAAGGATTGGTGGGAGTAGAAGGAAAAAAAATTGGAGATCTGATTCGAAAGCTTAAGCCTGGAGAAATAATTATCAGAGCAGATAATGAAAACAATGTGCTCTCAATTCAGCAGGATAAACGAAGATATAAAATACCCACAACTGAGAGTTCCTGGTTTCCGGATCTTGATGAATTTCCTGAGGAAAATAAGGTTCTATGGTCAGGTGAGATTTTAAAAGAGATAGTTGACAAAACACTGTTTTGCATAGGCGAAGATGAATCCATGGGTACCATAACTATGCTTAAGGTAGCAAAAGGGGATCCTGAGTATTCAGTTGTTGAATGTTGCGCATTTGATAATCAGAATATGAGTATTTACTCTTTTAAAAATGAAGATATTTTCAATCTGATTCCTGAGGAAGGCTTTCTAATTTCTAGAAAGTATATCATGGAATTAAAAAAATGGCTGACAAATCATGAGATAGAGGTGAACATTACTACTGACAGACTTTTTATTCGCAGTGAACAAATCAAAGAAAGCATCAGTTTTCCTCTTAGTTTTGGTACGTACACGGACTATAATGAAATACTGAAAACATTCGTTAGTAAGATCAACTCAAGGATCATTGTCAATCGGAAAGAGTTTCTGGAAACTCTCGACAGGTTGTACATATTTACCACTGATTACAATCGAGCTATCATGCTCCAATTGTCTCCTCAGGAAATGACTATCACCAGTACAGCAGTAGAAACCGGCGAGGCATCTGAATCTATAAGTTGTGACTTTAACGGTGATATCAAAGAATTGATTTTTAATATTAGAAGCTTGATGGATATCTTGAATCATTTCAGCTCAGATGATGTCCATCTTAATTTATCTGAAGAAACATTACCTTGTAAGGTCACGAGTGAAAATGAAAAAAACTTCTTTGTGATAACTGTACCGGTTCAGATTGAAGAAGAGGAATACTATACCGAGGAAGAGGATAATTAA